The window AGGCCCGCGTCGCCGGCCGCCGCCGCGACGAACTCGCGCACCTGCTTCGTCTCCTCGGGCGAGCTCGTGATCATCAAGGACGCGAGCCGCGTCTTGCCGATCTCCGAGTAGTCGCGGCCAACTGCATCGCAGTGCGAACGCAACACGTCGAGCTTGTGCGCGATGCCGGCCGCGTCGCCCGTGATGTTGCAGAGATCCGCGTACTGCGCGACGAGCTTCAGTGTGCGCTTCTCGCCACTCCCGCCGATCATGATCTTCGGCCCGCCGGGCTGAATCGGTCGGGGCACGTTTCGCACGTCATGCACGCGGTAGTAGCGACCGTCGAACGACGGCGTCTCCTCGGTGAACATCAAGCGGCAGATCTGCACGGCTTCTTCGAGTCGATCCATCCGCTCGCGCACCGGCGGGAAGGCGAAGCCCATCGCCTCGTGCTCGATGTCGTGCCACGCGGCGCCGATGCCGAGGATCGCGCGCCCACCGCTGATCACGTCGAGCGTCGTCACCTGTTTCGCGAGCATCGCGGGATTGCGGTACGTGACGCCGGTGACGAGCGTGCCGAGCTTGATCGTCGAGGTGACCGCCGCGAGCGCGCCGAGCAGCGTGTAGCTCTCGAGCATCGGCTGCTCACCGCCGCCGAGCGCGGGCAGTTGGTAGAAGTGGTCCATCACCCACAGCGACTCGAAGCCGACGTCCTCGGCGGTGTCGACGAGATCGACCACGTTGGCGAACAGCTGATCGTCGCCGTCGCCGTCGCCGTCGCCGTCGCCGTCGCCGAAGGTGAAGTTGGGGAGCTGGAAGCCGAATGTGGTCATGCGCCCACTCTCGCACGCGCCGCCGATTCCTTCAGCGAGCGCGCGGCCTGCCGATCGGTTCCCCCATACGGGGAACACGGCCGAGGGCGCCGTGTCCACGCTCGGGGGAGGCAACGGT of the Acidimicrobiia bacterium genome contains:
- a CDS encoding LLM class F420-dependent oxidoreductase, encoding MTTFGFQLPNFTFGDGDGDGDGDGDDQLFANVVDLVDTAEDVGFESLWVMDHFYQLPALGGGEQPMLESYTLLGALAAVTSTIKLGTLVTGVTYRNPAMLAKQVTTLDVISGGRAILGIGAAWHDIEHEAMGFAFPPVRERMDRLEEAVQICRLMFTEETPSFDGRYYRVHDVRNVPRPIQPGGPKIMIGGSGEKRTLKLVAQYADLCNITGDAAGIAHKLDVLRSHCDAVGRDYSEIGKTRLASLMITSSPEETKQVREFVAAAAGDAGL